A stretch of DNA from Cololabis saira isolate AMF1-May2022 chromosome 17, fColSai1.1, whole genome shotgun sequence:
AGGCAAGCCGGTAGGTAGAATCCATCCAGCATGCCCCGGGTCTGCCGCAGGGCCTTCTCCCTGTTGGCCTGAAACACTCCTCAAGGAGGACCCAGGAGGCATCATAACCAAACACCTAGTGGTTCTACTTCAAACCCCTCCCCAATAAATGAACTACTCACCCTTCGCTACGAGAGAGTCCAGCAAccttgcagaggaaactcatttccaaTGCTTGTGTTCATGATCTCCTCCTCAGATTGCTATCTTATTGTTGGAGGGGTTTATAAACCCAAATGATCTCAGGTGATATGTTGTCCAGGGCACTCACCCCCTGGGAGGGTTTCCCAAAGCATATTGGTCCTGGGGGAGAACCATTCAACAATCAATAGTGAGGAAGTGCAATCCATCAGGTTGTGTTAAATGTTCTGACATGACATCATCTGGGTTTGAAGAATTTATACAGCATTAAAGTAGCTAATTGAACAaggtttgcaaataaaaaagatgtCTGACTTTTAAAAATGCTGTTTGTATTCAGGTGGTGTTTCTGTGTCTCCAGTACTTCCTGTACGGGATCTTCCTCAACTCTCTTTATGTCtgcaaggtaaaaaaaacaaacaactaacAAACATAATCAGTAATGATTTTTCTATTTCATCcttgaaaataacattttctgGTCTGTAGTAATTTACTCTTGCATTCCCCTGTCAGGCCTGGCCATGTCCACATCCGGTCAACTGCTACGTCTCCAGACCTACAGAGAAAAATGTCTTCATAGTGTTCATGTTGGTGGTGTCGGCCGTGTCGTTGGTCCTCAGCGCGCTGGAGCTGTATCACCTGGCATGGAGGCACTGCTGCAGGTACACACTCACATTTGACTTTGAGAGCTTCAGTCAGGTCGAACATCCTCAGCATTACTGCATGTACCAACATTTATATTAGATATGTTCTGTTAAGTTACTTTTGGTCTAAAGAAATCTAAAACTTTGTTGCAAGAACTTATTCATTGTCTATTTTGGCATTTACATTTGAGTGAAATGcagttttaatatgaatcatcaACAACAAGCTTTAAATGAACTTGACCGACCGAATATGCGTCTTGTGTTTACTTTCAGCTCTTATATAGTAGGCAGATGCTTTTAGGGCAAAATACTAAACACTAGAGTAAAAGTCAACCTTATTCTGCCAGCAGAGCACCAATGGACAACACAGACAGCATTAGAGAAGGGATGATGAATGAGCTTAAGGATGAAAAGTAACGCTATTCCAATATGGGTATCTAAAAGTGAGCAACTGTTGAATTCACTGAGATGAGTTTATGTCAGTGTCTGAAGCTGGTTTCTGCTGCCTCCATGTGGCAGGAGAAACGAATGACTTCAGATTGAGCATTTTAGGTTACTTTGGTCAAAAACTCAAGGTAAAACTGACAAAACATGTTCAATGTATTGTAAACGGTTTCAAAGTACGCTGACgttaacacatttaaaattGTCATTCAAAATGGAATTAACCATTATTTAAAGCCACACTACGTGGGAGCAGCACACTACATGAAATCTCATGTCAAACTCTGCTGTGAGACGTGACAAAGTGGACCTCTAGTGGAAGAAATTGGGACTACAATACTTGCCAATACTTGTTATAGGCTCTTTAGTCAACACAGTGTATCAatatgcccccatgtggtcagaagtggtattgctacatagaaTGGCTTTACACTAACACGGGGTGTAACAATGCACTTTgaatttgtatatatttttctaGGTCTCAAAACAGGAGAACAGAGTAGAGAGgaaacaagaacacacacatttGAGAAATAAGGGCAAAGAATTGTTGGATTATAAGAGTCAAAATTAGCACGAAGTCAGGACTTTCCAACTGGGTCAGATTTTACCAATCTGTCTTTTGTTGGAATCCAAAGtaaagaacaaataaaaatcTGTTGATGTTTCTTTGTAAAGTAATCTTTTGATTTGTTTGACTGTTTTTGGTGAAGTGGTCTAATTTCTGTGAACTAACTCAAACTGTTTTTTGCAGGCGTCTCTTCTACAGGAAGGCTGTCACCCCCTCTGACGCCTCAAGAGTTCAACAGCTCTCCTCGTCTCCGCCTCCGCCCTCGACGCCACCTCCAGACTTCAACCAGTGCATAACGGGCTCCTCGCACTTCCTGCCCTTCCCCAACCACGTGTTGGCCGACCAGCAGAACTCAGAGAACCTGGCCACGGAGAAGAGCAAGATAGTGGAGGAGGCCAACTTCCTTCAGAGGAACTGCTACTCGCCAGGGTGGCCGAACACCAGAGAGGATCATATCCAAGACGGTGCATACCTGAGCTCCGACACCAACTGCTACAACCCCGAGAGCAGGGACACGAGATGCCATCAGATCCAGGAGGGATCGGATGGGCTGTCGATGAGGGACAAGCGAAGGTTCAGCAAAACCAGCGGAACCAGCAGCCGAACGAGAGCTGACGATCTCTCTGTTTAGGAAGAAAGCACAAACAGACGACTCCTTGTTCCCACAGCTGTTGAGTAACAGCTGAAGAGGTTGCACAGATTTATGGTGATTCCCAACTCTTCAAATTCCTTGTGAACCCTTATACTTGACAATACAATGTCAAAGACTCGATTAAAGACAGTTTCTGCTTGTCTTAAATCAAGAAGATGCATAAAACTTTTAACATCATAGCACTGGAGTGCAGGCGAGTGTAGACAATTTCCCAAATAACGGTAACATGGCCTGCACTTGTGTCTGTTCAACCTTATTCAGGGTCTATCAAGCATTTTACAGTGTTTCTTTCACTTATACAGCACTTGTATTGTATATTCACTCCATATACAGCACTTTTTTGTACTTTGTTTGAACTCATACCCCAGTGAGCAGACTGGGGGGCAATACTGGTTTCTAAGGACACATTAACACATGATGGACGGGGCCATGGATGTATCCCAACCATCCTTGCTGGAGGAAAAGCAACTCTTCCCACTGAAGGACAGCTGCCCACAAAATACAACTTTTCattgtaacaagaaaaactactCCATTTTTATGTAATGACAGGAGACAGGTGTCTTATAAAAGCTGTCCATatgggagaagaaaaacatgcaaaacatgTCCCATGACATCCTGGATGTAAAGGCAAAGAAGGATCTCTAAAAAGCCCAAACTTACTCTGCAAGACGATAACACACCAAAGTCCACGAACAACTGCTGGaaatacataaaatacatcTCAGGCCTCATCAGACCCAACAAAAAAGCTTGGGTTCAGTCTCAACATTATTGAGAAAACAAAGTGTAATACATTCTCAGCCTTTAACAAGAAAAGTCTGATCCAttaattgattttcttttatatacataaaaaaggaaaaaacttgAATGTGTTTCCTCCAGATGTGTCTTTTCCCCACACCTCCACACCGCAGGACTGTTGCACGGCTGCTACTGCACAGCCAGTGTGGATGCAAAGGGTCGAAACTTTAGGACTTGCTGAACCTTAAAACTTCAGAGTACAATCACTACTTTTCATTTCAAATATTTACTTATTACCTTGCCATTACAATAACATGTGCTACAACTATGCAACTACATCTAATTTACactgaagtgaagtgaagtgaactGAAGTTTTGCAGAACTGAGGTTTATCCCGTCATTCTAGAACTGAGCCACACGTATCTGTGACAGTCGATTTGAATGTTTTAACTTCTAAAGTTACTAAAACTTTATATGGACTGAATCTGAACTCACTGGTGAACCGGTTGGGATGTGGACTGTAACAAAGCTCTGAGCTCTTCGACTTTCTGTACCAAAACTGGAGCAGTAAAATGTTGTGACTGTGCACAaatattttatacttttttactttgtacCCAAGAGTCTGTTTTCACCCACACTGGATGGAAACGTCTGTGAAACTGTTTCTTGAAACCTGATTGTAACTTCACACCTTATTTCTTGTGTTGTAAAAGAAAAGTTAGAATTTTTAGTTTGCCGTGAACTATGACTGTTTCTTTTGTATTGTTGTAATTGTAGTAATGAAACACACCTGGACTAAAATACTGCTGCACTGATTTTGGATTTGGTCTCAGGCTGTGCAGAAACATGAAATTACTAGGCAGGTCACACTTTCCAGATATTTTAAGGGGAAATGAAATAGTTTCATATTTATTATTCCACATTAACAAAGCAAATACAGTAATTTTGCACCATGCAATCAGCATTTAAATAACAGAACTTGAAATGTATATGTATTTAAAGCTTTTAAAAGACATACTTGGCTCTGTTTAGTCCCAACAATAAGCAGTATTCAaagtttttgttgctttttgccaTTATTACTTACCCAGACTGTGATTACACAGTGATTgtgattgttgtttttatcactTTGGCAAATGTACATTAAAGTTCAATCTCAACACTGCTACAGCTAATCTAACTGTGATTAAAAAGAACTGTTTGTTAAGGTCATATTTGATTTCATAGAAGTAACGGTATCATTAGCTCGTCATCAACATGATGAGTGATAACTTCAGGGATGGGCAGATGGAAAACCAGAGAGTGACTGGTGAGAAATACTATTTAAGAAAGAGGCCCCTGGGATTAAAACAGACTTATGGGTTGTTCCCATGATGAGTGTCTAGTTTGGGAATGGCTGATGGGAGAACTCGCCGTAAGGTCATCTGAATGTACCAGGAATGTTTGGGAACTGCAGCACTGAAGGGTTcgcttctcctctcctcttctcccaTCCGCAGCACCACTCTCCTGCTGTAGGAATGAAATGACTcaaacttttccaccttaacaGGAATCCGAATTGTGTCAAAAGTTAGCGGTCCACATAATCAAATGTTTCTATACCTGCAAAACTAGATGACCAAAACAATCCCAAACACAGCtattgttaaaataaatcataaataaataatacatgtaAAGACAGAAGAAAATAGAAATTAGAAGATAGCGTTTGTAAGTCTCAAACAATGAAGCTATTAAATATATACGTAAATAAACCGTTAGCTGTGCTGCAGCAGTTGTCAAGGTAACAGCGACATCTAGTGGCCAAATGTGTAAACGCAGCCTTCAGACAGCAATTTCCGTGAGGCCgtctctacaggactgtctcataaaattagaatattgtgataaagtcctttattttctgtaatgcaaaaatgtcatagcttctagattcattacaaatcaactgaaatattgcaagccttttattattttaatattgctgatcatggcttacagcttaagaaaactcaaatatcctatctcaaaaaattagaatattctgggaatcttaatcttaaactgtaaaccataatcagcaatattaaaataataaaaggcttgcaatatttcagttgatttgtaatgaatccagaatgtatgacatttttgtttttttaattgcattagagaaaataaagaactttatcacaatattctaattttctgagacagtcctgtatattattgACATGCAAACCTTAACTCAGACTAAGTCCTGAAATCTTTTTGTAAATGCCTTTAGTAGATCTTGCTGTCTTTGTCTGATTTGTAGTGTGCTGCATTGATGGTTTTTATCCTGCAAGGTTTTCCCATCTGCACAACGTTTGGATCTCATCCATGGTGGCCATTGATTTGTTAGATACCTATCTGACCTAAGACCCTTCATCCTTGATTGTTGTTTGGTTGAATATCTTAAAAGTCTCCTGGACGATCTGAACTTCTTCTAGTTTTGAACAATGAAGGTCGCTGAGCTGTTGGACACCTCGTATAAAGCAGTAATGTTCTTCTTCCCTGATCTGAGGAAAGACAAAATACGGTCGGATAGGAAAAATCCTCTTGACCTTCTTGACTTGGTTTTTTCAATCTGACACTTGTGTGAACTATGTGGACTGTGTAAACTTCACTCCAATTGGTTTATTTGAGGGAAGTCAAgttgcagaaaaaagaaaaaaaaaatctgtgaacAATAATTTATGATTGTCAAAAACCACACGAACCAGTTTACTTTAGTGACGTCGCAACGTCACATGACATCACAGAGACTGGGGTGATTGTGTCATCTTTGCTAGTTATGTTACCCCTAGTtatgacagagagagagagagagacacacacacacacacacacacacacacacacacacacacctgtcatCATCCATCTGCACAGTATGTAGTTCATGTGTCGGCTATATTTGTATTCCAAACACGCCTTGTTTACTGCTGCTCGTGTGCACGTCTTCCTGAAATGTCACCATAACTTACAGACACTGTAAGAGTGAAACTTAAAAATGGCTTTGACATTGCATAGTTACACTTGAGTTAACCATTAAAGTCATCAAAGACACACATACGTGGTACAACGTGTGCTCCCTTAAGAAAGGGAGCACACTCTGTTTGGATCATATGGTTTTATGTATAAGGACAAAAAGAAATCACGTGTTCCTCACCTGTTTTTCACATTACAGCCTCTGAAACATTTGATGAAACTGAGTAATGATGCACTGAATCAAGTGCATTTGATCACTGGTACCTGGTAAAGGGGCACTTAGTTTTGTCACATACGGGGAGGAAAGAAGAGTGTACACTGAAATCCTCTAATGACACTGAGGTGGCAGCGTTGGAGAGCTACATGTCAatcacactggagagaaaatGCAACAGTGAGGCTGTATGTAGGAAGCAGCAGAGGAAGTGTAGGTCTTATCATGTGTGCAGCAGGATGTTGTGTATCAGTCTGTTTGTTGATGGTGGAAGTGCAGTTTTTGGTCATGCCCACCCTACGCCACAACCCACCTGTGGGCTTCCAGGAGATGGTGGTCGTATGTAAGAAGTGACAGAACCTGCCAGAAACCCCTGCACCCGTTGTCCTCTTGCTAACCTCCCTGAGAGGTTTTCTCCCCACTAACTCCCCCCAGCAACTTCACGGGATCTTACTAATCTGGTGTCACATTTTCTGCCCATAGTGATTCTGGCTTTGACAGCACTCCATCGTACTCATAGTGCCTCTTTGTGTATACTGTATCTCTCTCCTGATTTGTGCTTTTCATTGGTTGATTCTCAGTTTCTTTGGCAGCTTCTCGTAGTTCGTGGCTCTCAGCACAAAGAAACCTCAAACACTCAAATACTACAGCAACAGACTTGTATCTAGTTTAAATGTTAATAACTTCAACTGGTGGCAGGTGTACTACATTTACTAACAGGCTTAACTGACTGGGTTTAGTTTGTCCCACAAGGGTGTGGCTATTTATGCAgtcagggttgttttttttctatttgtttACTTAGAATGTCcctaattattatatatttcttCTTGTTGGAGGATCACGTCAAAAATGAAACATGTGATATTCATGGTTTTATTCTTATCTACTTATTTAAAAAACCTGATATTCCATAAAGGTGCATATATGTTTTATACCtgctgcacatgttgtacaGAAGCTGAATGTTTTCTCCATATATGGATGCTTCTGTAACATTTGGAGATAAATCTGTCAAACCGCAGCacataggtgtgtgtgtgtgtgtgtgtgtgtgtgtgtgtgtgtgtgttgacagACCAACAGAGAGGACTGCAGCCCAGACACATTTTAGAAACTCGTGATCTCTTCCAGGAAGTTATGATCAGAATGAGAACTAAGAGCACAAGCCGTGCTGcgacaaaagtgtttttcaagtTGTGTTTGTGACTAGTCAGGGTGCCCAAACTTTTGCTTCGGCCGCCTTTCCTTCAACTATTTAAGATAACATGCTTATAATAACTTTGCCTTTCACTTTAACCTTAACATGGGATGCTGTCCAAACTTCTGCATGCTGCTGtatatttcactgcacattttcCACGTGACTGGCTCTgttccccccctgaaataactTGACCTATTTAAGCAGCTCCTATTTCGGGGTGCAATGACGACACCGGCCACCAGGTGGCATTCAAAGCCCACGGATAATTACGTCCTTATTATACTATAAACTTTtaatgaggaaaaagaaagcCCCATGTAGATTGTTTATGAGCAGATTATTGGCTGCAGAAACAAGTCAACAGCTGTTATCTTTATAGTGGGTTTCTACAAAACAGATCCAGGTGTAATTTCCTGAGTTTACAACCCAACAGTAACTACACGTGCACGTGCTTGGAGATGGTCCAGGCGTGCACGCCTGGGCTGGCTCCATCACCAGAGGATCATATCACTAGGCCGTAAACATATTTACTGACTGCTCCCAGCTTTGCGACTGATGGTGGAGTATTATCAGATTGTGCTTACAAGATAAATGATGCTTTTCCTGGTTGTAGCTCCAGTCTTTCATGAAAGGGTGTAAGTACATTTAAAGAGCTGATGTGTTGAAGTTTTACAAACTCTGACTTGATCTGAAGACACCAGAGAAAACAGGGAGTCCTCAGAAAACTGCTCTGACCATTACTTTAGGTTTTAAGGAGTCATTTTAATCAAACAGATTATTCACATTTTATATTTATCTTGTCCTGCATTTCAGATTGTGTTAATTCCAAGATGAGTTGAGTTTTTCTCCCCAAATGTCCAAATTCTAGTTGTTAAAAATGTATGTGGTTTATACTTTATACAAATATAATTCTGATATGAATACCTTGAATTAAACAAGCCGTCTTTTTACATCGTAAGTGTTTCTTTAATTGATCCTTTAACCTTTCTGTCCACAACCAGCAAAAATAGCTACCATATTAGTCATCAAATCACAGATTAcagtaaaataaattaaaccaaCGTGTTAAATCCTGTGAAACCAGGTTAATCCAACCTCCTTCTAGATGGTAGTTTCCTGCAGATTATCCTTAGGCATGGTGATTGTAATGCCATCTGATTTCACACTTTATGACAGTATGAGTGGCAGTTTTCAAGGCAGCAATTAAAAGTATATAAACCACAATTCTCAGCTGTGAAGAGGCAGGTAACAATGTGTGACCTTTATGACTTCTGGAAGTGAACCCAGGTCTGATGCCGAGCCAGCACCAAACAGCAGCAGACTGATTCTGCTTCACGAGAAACAAAACAAGCGGGATTGGCCAAGATCTAGCTTTAAAAAGTTTACATACTTCATATAATATGTTTTCAGTCAAACTATACTTAGCATTAACACCAAGGTAAAACAACCCCCACACATTCCTTCATTTCCACCCTACAGCtgatattttatcttttttttttcttcacaagtTACAGTTTTAAAATTCAAGCTGATGCAGACAGAAGTATGAGCTGAAGTACTAGACACGTCATGGAGTCCAGAAGAACCGACAGGTGGGATAACCCATCGTCCCATCAAACTTTACATCAGTATTTGTTAGGACTGATTAATGAATAAGAAGtgctgcatttatatgcatgaTCAATTGCACAATTGATCATATCTTTATAAATTAGCACTTTACATTTCCAAATGTAAGTAACATAAATAAACCTGTGCaaataactaaacaaaaaaccttgTATTGAACATGTAGGGgccaaataataaaataataaatattgaGATCTT
This window harbors:
- the LOC133464178 gene encoding gap junction alpha-5 protein-like encodes the protein MADWSLLGNFLEEVQEHSTSIGKVWLTILFIFRILVLGTAAESSWGDEQEDFNCDTEQPGCENVCYDRAFPIAHIRYWVLQIVFVSTPSLIYMGHAMHNVRRDEKRRSREESGGDGAEEDPGGGEGEGGGGGEKERRKEEKDDGKEKGAGSSAGRVRLRGGLLKTYVLSILIRSIMEVVFLCLQYFLYGIFLNSLYVCKAWPCPHPVNCYVSRPTEKNVFIVFMLVVSAVSLVLSALELYHLAWRHCCRRLFYRKAVTPSDASRVQQLSSSPPPPSTPPPDFNQCITGSSHFLPFPNHVLADQQNSENLATEKSKIVEEANFLQRNCYSPGWPNTREDHIQDGAYLSSDTNCYNPESRDTRCHQIQEGSDGLSMRDKRRFSKTSGTSSRTRADDLSV